Proteins from a genomic interval of Oleidesulfovibrio alaskensis DSM 16109:
- a CDS encoding helix-turn-helix domain-containing protein has translation MTDRNLTHKELSAMLGVSETTIKSYRRKFPGCIPVASKGKPIRFTPEAGTVCVRIRDMFNLGMSVEEVRSRLAQEFDWIDEAPQQKQQDEPKNRRPDEPARRTELSHDFSASVSNLAKSMVALTQQQASMLQRLQNIEEMLRQLGLSGPVERKPLQATLGPEWDDRFERMQQAMEIMAQTVTGLRRQVTDLRPAPVAQVPAGTAPQPSGTADADDAPAHTTDTMPQAEDAAGDEQMFAAVQAVSPGRSDPPRRVMILPLVFQSSRGEYLGVAGKARGRFSANDLKALLAMTFFPPERYTQQWEQDGNGWWLLLTQPESATPREFAIYMEETVTPRGNTVALVLRLAVNGEEQHPVELHNFISEMQGE, from the coding sequence ATGACTGACCGGAATCTGACACACAAAGAGCTTTCCGCCATGCTGGGGGTTTCCGAGACCACCATAAAAAGCTACCGGAGAAAGTTTCCGGGCTGTATTCCCGTGGCAAGCAAGGGAAAGCCCATCCGGTTTACTCCGGAGGCGGGCACGGTGTGCGTACGCATACGCGATATGTTCAATCTGGGCATGTCTGTGGAAGAAGTGCGCAGCAGGCTTGCCCAGGAGTTCGACTGGATAGACGAAGCCCCGCAACAAAAGCAGCAGGACGAGCCCAAAAACCGCAGACCGGACGAACCCGCACGGCGCACAGAGCTGTCACACGATTTTTCCGCTTCGGTCAGTAATCTGGCAAAATCCATGGTGGCTCTGACACAGCAGCAGGCATCCATGCTGCAGCGCCTGCAGAATATAGAAGAAATGCTGCGTCAGCTGGGACTTTCCGGACCGGTTGAGCGCAAACCCCTACAGGCAACGCTGGGTCCGGAGTGGGATGACCGCTTTGAGCGCATGCAGCAAGCCATGGAAATAATGGCCCAGACAGTCACCGGACTGCGCCGGCAAGTTACCGACCTGCGTCCGGCACCGGTTGCACAGGTTCCCGCAGGAACAGCACCGCAGCCGTCAGGGACGGCAGACGCAGATGATGCGCCCGCACACACCACGGACACAATGCCGCAGGCCGAAGATGCAGCCGGTGATGAGCAGATGTTTGCCGCTGTACAGGCCGTATCCCCGGGACGCAGCGACCCGCCCCGCAGGGTGATGATACTTCCGCTTGTTTTCCAGTCTTCGCGGGGAGAATATCTTGGTGTAGCGGGCAAAGCCCGCGGACGGTTCAGCGCAAATGACCTCAAGGCATTGCTGGCCATGACGTTCTTTCCGCCGGAACGGTACACACAGCAATGGGAACAGGACGGCAACGGCTGGTGGCTGCTGCTGACCCAGCCCGAAAGCGCCACCCCCCGCGAGTTTGCCATCTACATGGAAGAAACGGTGACACCGCGCGGCAACACTGTGGCGCTTGTACTGCGCCTTGCCGTTAACGGGGAAGAACAGCACCCCGTGGAACTGCACAATTTTATCAGTGAAATGCAGGGCGAATAG
- a CDS encoding ferredoxin encodes MGWNVTVDHDKCTGDGECVDVCPVEVYELQDGKAAVVNEEECLGCESCVEVCESDAITIEEV; translated from the coding sequence ATGGGTTGGAATGTAACTGTTGATCACGACAAGTGCACCGGCGACGGCGAATGTGTAGACGTGTGCCCCGTTGAAGTTTACGAACTTCAGGACGGCAAAGCAGCTGTTGTGAACGAAGAAGAATGCCTCGGCTGTGAATCCTGCGTCGAAGTCTGTGAATCCGACGCAATCACCATCGAAGAAGTGTAA
- a CDS encoding ABC transporter ATP-binding protein — MPQHHTTDAMHDNTPLLQITDVSRSFTLRQKLFDAAADTVKAVDSVTLHISRGETLGLVGESGCGKSTLARMTAGLLKPDSGTVHITPDSGGSGRIANASGVQMIFQDPFSSLNPRMRVGRSIGEALEVQGMPRAARRARVEHLLAVVGLAPEHYDRYPHEFSGGQRQRIAIARALAPQASLLVCDEPVSALDVSVQAQVLNLLADLRDSLGLSMLFISHDLSVVRHFCHRVAVMYLGRIIETAPRDMIYNAPLHPYTKALLASLPVPDPDARTTHTRLQGEPPSPVSPPSGCHFHPRCPHAMPHCRTHIPAETVLHGRHRVRCHLYA; from the coding sequence ATGCCCCAACATCACACCACGGACGCCATGCACGATAATACACCCCTTCTGCAGATAACAGACGTTTCGCGCAGCTTTACGTTACGGCAGAAGCTGTTCGACGCTGCCGCCGACACGGTGAAAGCCGTGGATTCCGTCACGCTGCACATCAGCAGGGGAGAAACGCTGGGACTGGTGGGTGAAAGCGGATGCGGAAAAAGCACGCTGGCACGCATGACAGCCGGACTGCTAAAACCGGATTCCGGCACGGTGCATATAACTCCGGACTCCGGCGGTAGCGGCCGCATTGCCAACGCATCCGGTGTGCAGATGATTTTTCAGGATCCTTTTTCGTCGCTCAATCCGCGCATGCGGGTGGGACGCAGTATCGGAGAGGCTCTTGAAGTACAGGGAATGCCCCGTGCGGCAAGGCGCGCGCGGGTGGAACATCTGCTTGCCGTAGTCGGGCTGGCACCGGAACATTATGACCGTTATCCGCATGAGTTTTCCGGCGGACAACGTCAGCGCATCGCCATAGCACGGGCTCTTGCCCCTCAGGCTTCTCTGCTTGTCTGCGACGAACCGGTTTCCGCGCTGGATGTTTCCGTACAGGCGCAGGTACTCAACCTGCTGGCAGACCTGCGTGATTCACTGGGACTTTCCATGCTGTTCATATCGCACGATCTCAGCGTTGTCAGACACTTCTGCCATCGTGTTGCGGTTATGTATCTGGGACGCATCATAGAAACAGCCCCGCGTGACATGATATACAATGCCCCCCTGCACCCGTACACCAAAGCTCTGCTGGCATCGCTGCCGGTACCTGACCCCGATGCCAGAACAACGCATACACGTCTGCAGGGCGAACCGCCCAGTCCTGTCAGCCCGCCCTCCGGCTGTCACTTCCACCCGCGATGTCCGCACGCCATGCCGCATTGCCGCACGCACATTCCCGCAGAAACCGTCCTGCACGGCAGGCACCGCGTCCGGTGCCACCTGTATGCATAA
- a CDS encoding YkgJ family cysteine cluster protein gives MTQDFSEIFAKYEALVADVDNVFKRVQEAHPECVTCEKGCSDCCYAVFDLSLVEAMYLNHRFGQKFSFGPERSVIVERADETDRKLVKLKRQAHRDVQNGRDAEEILQDMGRVRVRCPLLGETDGCELYEYRPITCRLYGIPTAIGGKAHSCGKSAFLAGKQYPTVNIDRIHERLAQLSLEIRDAVHSRFSELHTVLVPVSMALLTTYDDAYLGAGATAKGNE, from the coding sequence ATGACGCAGGATTTTTCTGAAATTTTTGCAAAGTATGAAGCGCTTGTGGCCGATGTTGATAACGTCTTCAAGCGTGTTCAGGAAGCCCACCCCGAATGTGTGACCTGTGAAAAAGGCTGTAGCGACTGTTGCTACGCGGTGTTCGACCTTTCACTGGTCGAGGCCATGTACCTGAATCACCGGTTCGGTCAGAAATTCAGTTTCGGGCCGGAACGTTCCGTTATTGTGGAACGGGCCGATGAAACAGACCGCAAGCTTGTAAAGCTGAAACGGCAGGCTCATCGCGATGTGCAGAACGGCAGGGATGCAGAAGAAATTCTGCAGGATATGGGCCGTGTGCGCGTGCGTTGCCCCCTGCTGGGCGAAACGGACGGGTGCGAACTGTATGAATATCGCCCCATCACCTGCCGCCTGTACGGTATTCCCACAGCCATAGGCGGCAAGGCCCACAGCTGCGGCAAGTCGGCCTTTCTGGCCGGCAAACAATACCCCACCGTCAATATCGACAGAATTCATGAACGCCTTGCACAGCTGAGCCTTGAAATCCGCGATGCCGTACATTCGCGTTTTTCTGAGCTGCATACCGTGCTTGTGCCTGTGTCCATGGCTCTGCTTACCACTTACGACGACGCCTACCTCGGTGCAGGCGCCACCGCAAAAGGAAACGAGTGA
- a CDS encoding trypsin-like peptidase domain-containing protein: protein MKTAAAVTEKGLRRLRAVSAAGAALCLRIVVAVMFVCVAAAGSRAEHGPLPDSPRVTPVVRAVHAVAPAVVNITTARMAQGAELPGPFAESPLLRELLRLPQRHQPMQRHSLGSGVIIDGSRGLVLTNAHVISGATTIRARLLDGREFEADLLGAAPDFDIAVLRLQAAQSLPQVPMADSSDMMPGETVIAIGNPFGFGHTVTTGVVSALQRSIQTRQGVFTDLIQTDAAINPGNSGGPLINIAGELVGVNTAIQANAEGIGFAIPVNKARRVVDELLSSGRVRPVWLGVEGQDIDQRTGAWLGLRGTGGMLVTRVYAGTPAQKAGIQPGDVILRMENDTVQDKDHYLQLLRNHTRGRQLGLQIFRQGELRRTAVVPVALGAQDALSMAAMRWGMRVRDARGQGVVIESVRPDSPAGRLGLQAGDAILQVGGLRTGSLQDFAEAFVRHRLSGAVLLVAARGGRAAYVRMIL, encoded by the coding sequence ATGAAAACAGCTGCTGCGGTAACGGAAAAAGGGCTGAGGCGTTTACGCGCGGTGTCTGCGGCAGGTGCTGCCTTGTGTCTGCGCATCGTTGTGGCGGTGATGTTTGTTTGTGTCGCGGCAGCGGGCAGCAGGGCAGAACATGGCCCGTTGCCTGATTCGCCCAGGGTCACTCCTGTTGTGCGTGCTGTGCATGCCGTGGCTCCTGCCGTGGTCAATATAACCACGGCCCGTATGGCTCAGGGGGCGGAACTGCCCGGACCCTTTGCGGAATCACCGCTGCTGCGCGAGCTGTTACGTCTGCCCCAGAGGCATCAGCCCATGCAGCGTCACAGTCTGGGCTCCGGCGTAATCATAGATGGTTCCAGAGGCCTTGTCCTGACCAATGCCCATGTTATTTCGGGCGCCACGACCATCCGTGCACGGCTGCTTGACGGGCGCGAATTTGAAGCCGACCTGCTGGGTGCCGCACCGGATTTTGATATTGCCGTACTGCGCCTGCAGGCTGCGCAATCGCTGCCGCAGGTGCCTATGGCTGATTCTTCAGACATGATGCCCGGCGAAACAGTCATCGCCATAGGGAATCCGTTCGGATTCGGACATACGGTGACCACCGGAGTGGTGTCTGCGCTGCAGCGTTCCATTCAGACAAGGCAGGGCGTGTTTACAGATCTCATCCAGACCGATGCCGCAATCAATCCGGGAAACAGCGGAGGGCCGCTTATCAATATAGCCGGAGAGCTTGTGGGAGTGAACACCGCCATACAGGCAAATGCCGAAGGCATAGGTTTTGCCATTCCGGTCAACAAAGCCCGCAGGGTGGTGGATGAATTGCTGAGTTCCGGCCGGGTGCGGCCGGTGTGGCTGGGGGTGGAAGGGCAGGATATTGACCAGCGCACCGGAGCATGGCTGGGGCTGCGCGGCACCGGCGGTATGCTGGTGACCCGCGTGTACGCGGGCACTCCCGCGCAAAAAGCCGGTATCCAGCCCGGTGATGTAATTCTGCGGATGGAAAATGATACGGTGCAGGATAAGGATCATTACCTGCAGCTACTGAGAAACCATACACGCGGTCGTCAGCTGGGGCTGCAGATATTCCGGCAGGGGGAATTACGCCGCACGGCAGTGGTTCCTGTGGCGCTGGGGGCGCAGGATGCGCTTTCCATGGCGGCCATGCGCTGGGGCATGCGCGTGCGTGATGCCCGCGGGCAGGGTGTGGTTATCGAATCAGTGCGTCCGGACAGCCCTGCCGGCCGTCTGGGGCTGCAAGCCGGTGATGCCATTCTGCAGGTGGGCGGTCTGCGCACGGGATCGCTTCAGGACTTTGCCGAGGCCTTTGTCAGGCACCGGCTTTCCGGTGCTGTTCTGCTGGTGGCGGCACGCGGCGGAAGAGCCGCCTATGTACGCATGATATTGTAA
- a CDS encoding DUF47 domain-containing protein, whose protein sequence is MNIRIPLFGLVRDERSPMTGLVEHYEQIAKGMRLIEESMECYITGGTCKDFNTLLREVDDAEEHADKIKRNIRNHLPRALFMAVDKTLFINYTRSQDNILDAGQEALNWLGMRRIPIPDEFQKEFVFFLHKVSKSIELLKPALDATVGLIHGGGKLDRESTKNTYRAIRAQQREVFREKNRIVSAIYRSDLDFKDIYQLIHFVDALYAMSHNTENCSDMLRSMIAR, encoded by the coding sequence ATGAACATTCGAATCCCCCTCTTCGGGCTTGTACGCGACGAACGCTCGCCCATGACAGGACTTGTCGAGCATTACGAGCAGATAGCCAAGGGCATGCGTCTTATCGAAGAGTCCATGGAGTGCTACATAACCGGCGGCACCTGCAAGGATTTCAATACACTGCTGCGAGAAGTGGATGACGCGGAAGAACATGCCGACAAGATAAAGCGCAACATCCGCAACCACCTGCCGCGTGCTTTGTTCATGGCTGTGGATAAGACGCTTTTCATCAACTATACCCGCAGTCAGGACAACATTCTTGATGCAGGGCAGGAAGCGCTTAACTGGCTGGGCATGCGCCGCATTCCCATTCCTGATGAATTTCAGAAAGAGTTTGTTTTCTTCCTGCACAAGGTATCCAAAAGCATCGAACTGCTGAAGCCGGCACTTGATGCCACAGTGGGACTCATCCACGGCGGCGGCAAGCTGGACAGAGAATCCACCAAAAACACCTACCGCGCCATCCGTGCCCAGCAGCGCGAAGTGTTCCGTGAAAAGAACCGGATTGTTTCCGCTATCTACCGTTCTGATCTTGATTTCAAGGATATCTACCAGCTCATCCATTTTGTGGATGCGCTGTACGCCATGAGCCATAATACCGAGAACTGCTCGGATATGCTGCGCTCTATGATTGCTCGGTAG
- the cobT gene encoding nicotinate-nucleotide--dimethylbenzimidazole phosphoribosyltransferase, with protein MSHSVEYIIQHIPPVDTSLAGAAQAHLDNLTKPRGSLGRLEELALRLYCIQGGDTPLAADPARIYTIAGDHGVAAEGVSPFPQEVTRQMVLNFLSSGAGINVLCNTVGCEQFVVDAGSCGGAYPEHPRLIQRKIHPGTASIAQGPAMTAEQCRQALQLGIDLAGMAREAGCRTVGTGEMGISNTTPSTALYCAYLGLDPAGITGPGAGITPDLVKHKTDIIRRALAVNAGAVQSQNAVDILAALGGYEIAALTGLILGAAYHRMAVLVDGFISTAAWTAAWKICPAVSDYSFFSHASAEAGHKTALRSMGIEPLHDLGLRLGEGTGAALTLFLLRSAAAIFNDMATFSSAGVATQSSC; from the coding sequence ATGTCACATTCCGTGGAATACATAATACAGCACATTCCCCCTGTTGATACTTCGCTTGCCGGTGCTGCACAGGCGCATCTGGACAACCTGACAAAGCCGCGGGGCAGTCTGGGACGTCTGGAAGAACTGGCGCTCCGCCTTTACTGCATACAAGGCGGCGATACCCCGCTGGCAGCCGATCCGGCGCGCATTTACACCATTGCCGGTGATCATGGTGTAGCAGCCGAAGGCGTCAGCCCCTTTCCGCAGGAGGTCACGCGGCAGATGGTGCTCAACTTTCTGAGCAGCGGCGCAGGCATCAATGTACTGTGCAATACCGTGGGCTGTGAACAGTTTGTTGTGGATGCCGGCAGCTGCGGAGGGGCCTACCCAGAACACCCCCGGCTGATACAGCGCAAAATTCATCCCGGAACAGCCAGTATCGCGCAGGGTCCGGCCATGACAGCCGAGCAATGCAGACAGGCCCTGCAACTGGGCATTGATCTGGCCGGCATGGCCCGCGAGGCGGGTTGCCGCACCGTGGGTACAGGCGAGATGGGCATATCCAATACCACTCCTTCCACAGCGCTGTACTGTGCCTACCTCGGGCTTGATCCTGCCGGCATCACCGGGCCCGGAGCGGGCATCACCCCCGACCTTGTAAAACATAAGACAGATATTATCCGCAGAGCCCTTGCCGTCAACGCCGGTGCGGTACAGTCACAAAACGCCGTGGATATTCTTGCCGCCCTAGGGGGCTACGAAATAGCGGCTCTGACGGGACTTATTCTCGGTGCCGCCTACCATCGCATGGCTGTTCTGGTGGACGGATTCATTTCCACTGCCGCATGGACCGCCGCATGGAAGATATGCCCCGCTGTGAGCGATTACAGCTTTTTCAGCCACGCATCTGCCGAAGCAGGCCACAAAACGGCGCTGCGTTCCATGGGTATTGAGCCTCTGCACGATCTCGGCCTGCGTCTGGGAGAAGGCACCGGAGCTGCTCTCACCCTGTTCCTGCTGCGCTCCGCGGCGGCAATTTTCAACGATATGGCAACGTTTTCCTCGGCAGGAGTCGCCACACAATCATCCTGTTGA